A genomic region of Candidatus Stoquefichus sp. SB1 contains the following coding sequences:
- the hisS gene encoding histidine--tRNA ligase, producing MAYSAPRGTVDILPEVSGKWQELEQLLRTICANYNVKEMRTPIFEHTELFSRAVGDTTDVVTKEMYSFADKKGRSITLRPEGTAGIARSYVENKLYALPEKLQKYYYMGPMFRYERPQNGRQRQFHQFGVEMIGLESPYVDVECMVMAVTVVEALGLKDITLHINSLGDEASRDAYREALKQHFAPVLNELCYDCQQRFEKNPLRILDCKVDKDHSAMKDAPRTIDYLSESAKEHFDKVCSLLDDLEIDYVIDTNLVRGLDYYSHTVFEVISDDPKLGAGATVGAGGRYNSLISELGGPDNPGVGFAFGMERLMIALGDDNNEEDGLDVYIMPLGHEAKDLAMQILTMLRANGFTCDMDQCDRGLKGQFKSADRYHAHFSMIIGEEEVQKEVVNMKCNHSKEQSIVPLENIVAFIENHYEGGDHHE from the coding sequence ATGGCTTATAGTGCACCAAGAGGAACAGTTGATATTTTACCTGAAGTATCAGGGAAATGGCAGGAATTAGAGCAGTTATTAAGAACGATTTGTGCAAATTATAATGTAAAGGAAATGAGAACACCAATTTTTGAACATACGGAATTGTTTTCAAGAGCAGTGGGTGATACAACTGATGTTGTCACTAAAGAAATGTATTCTTTTGCAGATAAAAAAGGACGTTCTATAACTTTGCGTCCAGAAGGAACAGCCGGGATTGCAAGAAGTTATGTGGAAAACAAGTTATATGCATTACCTGAAAAACTACAAAAATATTATTATATGGGACCAATGTTTAGATATGAAAGACCACAGAATGGGAGACAAAGACAATTTCATCAATTTGGTGTAGAAATGATTGGATTAGAATCACCTTATGTAGATGTTGAATGTATGGTTATGGCTGTAACAGTGGTGGAAGCATTGGGATTAAAAGATATTACATTACATATTAATTCATTAGGTGATGAAGCTTCAAGGGATGCTTATCGAGAAGCATTAAAACAGCATTTTGCACCGGTATTAAATGAATTGTGTTATGATTGTCAACAACGTTTTGAGAAAAATCCTTTACGTATTTTAGATTGTAAAGTTGATAAAGATCATAGTGCTATGAAGGATGCTCCAAGAACCATTGATTATTTAAGTGAAAGTGCTAAAGAACACTTTGATAAGGTTTGTTCATTATTAGATGATTTAGAAATTGATTATGTGATTGATACGAATTTGGTTCGTGGATTAGATTATTATTCACACACTGTTTTTGAAGTCATCTCAGATGATCCAAAATTAGGTGCTGGGGCGACTGTGGGTGCTGGTGGTAGATATAACAGTTTAATTAGTGAATTAGGTGGACCAGATAATCCTGGTGTTGGATTTGCCTTTGGTATGGAAAGATTAATGATTGCTTTAGGTGATGACAATAATGAGGAAGATGGTTTGGATGTTTATATTATGCCATTAGGTCATGAAGCAAAGGATTTAGCAATGCAGATTTTAACAATGTTGCGTGCGAATGGATTTACATGTGATATGGATCAATGTGATCGTGGATTAAAAGGACAATTTAAGTCTGCTGATCGCTATCATGCTCATTTTTCAATGATTATTGGTGAAGAGGAAGTTCAAAAAGAAGTTGTGAATATGAAATGTAATCATTCTAAGGAACAAAGTATTGTGCCATTAGAAAATATTGTGGCATTTATTGAAAATCATTATGAAGGAGGAGATCATCATGAATAG